The genomic region AGCTACTGCACCCATACTCCTTAAATTGTAATATCTTGCTGTATTAATAGTAGCCATTCTAATAGCAATAATAGGGTCTATCCCTTTCTCAATACTTCTTCTTACTAAATAATCTATATCGCCATCTTTTAAGATGTCTAAGGGCTCCCTATCGTCCGTACAGAAAGAAAAACTATGGTGATTCATAACATTAACGGCTTCAATTAATGCTTCTAAATTTTTAGCTGCAGTTCCTTCTCTTATAAACACCTGCATTCCTTTTCCTATCTTTTCTAACGCTTCTTCTTTTGTAGTGCATTCATGGTCAGATCTAATAAATGCATCTATATATGCATTTAATTCCTTTCCAGTAACTCCAGGAGCATGTCCATCTATTTTTTTATACATATGTCTTAAAATTTCTATTTTAGTTAATAACTCTGAATCTCTATTAATAACTCCCGGAAAATTCATTACTTCCCCTAATGCAATGATTCTATTAGGGTATGAATCTACAAAACCAACCATATCCTCAGGCCCAAGTCTTGCTCCAGATGTTTCCATATTTGTTGCAGGAACAGCTGAAGGTATTGCTATATAAACATTTAAAGGTATTCCTTCTGTAGATTTAATCATATATTCCAACCCATCTAATCCTAAAACATTGGATATTTCATGTGGATCTGCTATTACTGTTGTTGTTCCTCTTAATAACACAGCTTTAGCAAATTGTCTTGGTGATAACATAGAACTTTCTATATGTAAATGAGCATTAATAAATCCAGGTAATACATACATACCTTTCAAATCTATTACTTCTTTTCCCTCTGTATAATCACCAATACCTGCAATTCTTTTTCTAAATAATGCTATATTTGTTTCTTCTATTTCGCCAGTAAAAACATTTACGAGCTTTGCATTTTTTAATAGCACATCAGGTTTTTCTTTTCCTAAAGCTACTGGAATAATATCTTTTATTTTCATCTTTCCCCTCCTATCAATATCTATCTTTTAAAACTCCATTCATCAAAGGTCTTCTAATCATTATGAAAATAATTCCAAGAAAAATTATATTCAATATTGATGATGCTGAAAATAAATCCCATCTTGGATAAGATGTTCCTGGTTCTCCAATAAGCGTATATAATTTTACTGAAAGCGGATATAAAGAATCTTTGTTTAATAGCATCAAAGAAGGAATAAATCCATTCCATCCTTTCATAAATCCTATTAACATGGATACAAGTAAAGCGGGTATAGATAATGGAAATAAAATATAAAAATACGATTTTAATTTTGTGGTATCCAATAACGCTGTTTCTTCTATCTCTTTAGGTATTTTATCCAGATATCCTTTTATTAAAAATGTTGCCATTGGTAATGTGTGTGTTGCATATACAAGCGAAAGACCAAATAAAGAATTCAATAAATGTAATTTTCTAAATACCATAAATAAAGCAATTATAGAATGAACTCCTCCTAAAAAGTCAATAAATATCAATAATGGTAATACCCAACCTAAATTATTTTTAGATATAAACAGAGCAAGTGGATAGGATATTATAGGAACAATAATCGCCGTTAAAAAAGCTATAATTATTGTATTTTTTAAATTATGTTCAATATGAATCTCTGAAAATATTCTATTATAATTTTCAAAAGTTAATTTTTCTGGAAACAATGTTATTGCTATATTATTTGTTCCAGATAATGATATATTTACTATATTATACACTGGAAGCATAATAATTGTTATTAAGAGAACTAATAAAAGGTATTTAAACACCATTTTTATCGTTTTCAAATTCATTTTAACTTTTGTTTGAGGAATTACAGGCGTTTTTTCTTTAAAGATCAGCCACATTAAAGATATTATAGGAATAAAATCAAATCCTCCCCAAAACCCTTTAATACTTATATTTAAAATCATCATTGAAAAATCTAAAATAACGACTAAACCAAATAAATTTCTTTTTTTCAAAAGAATAAAATATAATCCTATTGTCAATAGTAAAATAATTCCCGGATTAAAGATATAAGATAAAATTTTTATGGCAATAACAAAGGTTAAAAACTTTTTCAATGATAATGTTCTTCTGGTTAGGAAGATAAATGCAATCAACATAACAAATATAGCTGAAATTACACTATATGCGGAAATAATACCAAAATCATATTGTGTATTTGAAATAAAATAATTAAAAACTCCCATTGTTGTTGTTATTCCTACAATGCTATGTGAAGTAAAACCAGCAAAAATTGGAGGACCACCTGCAGTTAAAAGGAAAGGAACTGTAAAATCCTTAAAATGATTCGCAAATGTAATTAAAAACCACGTTATTATCGTAGGTTTTATATATGGTATAGTTATATTTATTAACGTATTCAAAGAATTTGCACCATCTATTTTCGCCGCAAGATGTAGCTCTCGTGGTACTTCTTGATATGCTGATATTAACACCATGACAACTATTGGCAATTCAAGCCAAATACTAACAAAAATACCCCACCCCAAACCAGCAAAAATATCTGTAAATATATTCGTATTTAAATGAAAAAGATTTTTTATAATAGACTCTGTTCCATAACCGTAAATTAAAGACCTCCAGATTAAAACTCCCATATATGATGGAATTATCCACGGCAACATTATTATAAAAAACAATATTTTTTTATTTTTCGCTTTAGTTTCTAATATATAAGCTATTATTATTCCTAAAATTATTACGATAGATGATATTATTGATGCCCAGATAAAACTTATTTTAACAGCAATACCCATTCCAGAATCATTCAAAACTTTTATATAATTTTGAATTCCCACAAAAGATCCATTTTCTCCAAAAGGAGAATTATAAAATGATGTTTTTAACATTGATACCATCGGAATTATTAATATAAATACAATCAACACCAAAGCTGGCAATACAAGTAAAAATTTTTTATTTGCCATCCATAAACTCCTGTGCTTTTTCTACAATTTCTCCATCATACCCTTCTTTTTGATTCAAAATTAATGTCATCATAGTTCTTACACCTTGCCAATACTTTGATTTAAAATAGGCTGATGTTGGCATTATTTTACCTATTCTTGCTGATTCATAAGCAACTTTGAAATATTCATCTTTTTCTTTTAATTTATCAAATGCTTCTTTATTTATAGGAAATTTATATAAATTCTCACAAAATTCTACTTGGGAATCTTTACTAAGAACAAAATCTATAAATCTTTTTACTTCCTTTGTTTTTCTTCCTTTAATTATACTAAATCCTTTATAATCAAGAATAGGCGTCATATAATTTCCCGCTTCTTCGATATATGGTAATGGCAAAATTTTAAATTCAATGCCAGATTTAATAAAATCGGGAATCATAAATGTACCAAAAAACATAGCTGCAATTTTTCCACTTTTAAATCCAGAAATTAATCCCTGTCTTTCCACTAAATGAGCACTATTGCCTGCAATATTCTTAAATATAAAATCTATCGCATTATACGTTTCATCATCATTTATTATTATTCTACCATTTTCCATTAATTCTTTTTTCCCAAAAGCCCATTGAAATGGTGGAAACCAATATGGCGAATTTGCACCCCAGGCTAATCCCATTATTTTTCCTTTACTTTTATCCTCTACTACATAACTGGCAAACAATAAATCTTCAAAGGTTAATCCCTCATATAGTGGAAAACCGTAATCGTAAAAAACTTTGTCATGGTAATATAAAACTTGTGTATCAAAATAAAATGGAACACCATAATAATGAGCCTCTTTAATAAAATTACCAGTTTCTTTATCAATTACCCGATTATCAACCTTAAAAGCTTCGAATGAATTACTTAAAACTTTATTTTCAATATCACTTTTTACATCATCGACATTTTCAATTAAATTGGCTTCTTTTAATTTTCCAATTTCATCATTTTTCACCAAAATAACATCTGGAATATCGCCATTTCCTCTAACTGTTGTAAAAAGCTTATCAGAAATCCTTTTTTGTTGTATAATATTAACGGTAATCCCTGTTTCTTTTTCAAATTCTTTAGCTATTTCTTTCATTTGTTTCAGCCCTTCATATTCAAACCACAGCGTAATGGAATTTGAAAAAATACTCGACATCATAGATAGTAAAAATAAAATTAAAACTATATATCTATTCATACATAACCTCCTTAATTGTGATATAATCTTAACATATATTATACATCAAATGGAGTGATTAAAAAAATGAAAATATTAGGCGTTATTTTAGCTGCTGGACTTTCTAAGAGATTTAAAGGAAATAAAATGCTTTTTAGTTATAATGGAAAACCTATTTTACAATGGACAATAGATTTATTAAATTCTTTTAATTTTGATAAATTAATAATTGTAAACGAGAAATGGGAAGAATATAAAGATAATTTTTATCTATATGATTTTAAAATAATAGAAAATAAAGAATATAAAAATGGAATATCTTCTTCTGTTAAAGTTGCTATAAAATATGCTTTATCTCATGGTTATGATAATGTGCTAATATTCCTTGGTGATATGCCTTTAATACCCAAAAAAATAATAGAAAAAATATTAAATATTCAAACGCAAAAACCTATTATTGCACCTTATTACAATGAAAAAAAGGGATTTCCTACGTATATAAAAAAAGAATTATTTGAAGAAATATTAAAATTAGAAGGTGATGCAGGCATAAAACAAATCATAAAAAAACATCCCAATATCGTTGAAAAAATAATAGTAGATTCACCAGAAGTAACTGTAGATTTCGATTATAAACCTTAAGGAGGGAAAACAATATGGATGAAAATATTAAAAACCAATTAATAGCTTTTCAAAAAAATGAAATAACAGAATATCATGTGTATAAAAAACTCGCAAAAAGGATAAAAGGGAAAAACGGTAAAGTTTTAGAAGAAATTTCCAAAGATGAATTTAAACACTATAATATTATGAAAAAATACACCGAAAAAGATGTTCAACCAAACAATTTTTTAGTATTCTGGTATGTATTGCTATCATATATATTCGGATTAACATTCGCATTAAACGCAATGGAAAAAGGAGAAGAAAAAGCTCAAGCAAACTATGAAGAAATTAAAAACTACGTTCCGGAATTTGAAGAAATTATAAAAGATGAAAATGAACATGAAAAGAAATTATTGGGATTAATTGATGAAGAAAAAATAAATTATATTAGTTCAATGGTTTTAGGTTTAAATGATGCATTAGTTGAATTAACAGGCACATTAGCTGGTTTAACTTTTGCATTCCAAAATTCAAGACTTGTTGCATTATCGGGATTAATCACAGGAATTGCCGCTTCATTTTCAATGGCAGCTTCTGAATATTTGTCCCAACGTGCAGAAAAAAATGCCACTAATCCATTAAAAGCTTCTATTTATACAGGAATTGCATATATCATAACTGTTGTACTACTTGTAGTACCATATTTTATATTTTCTAACCCTATGATTTCATTAATATTTACTATAATCAATGCAATTATTGTAATTATCTTTTTCTCATTCTTTGTCTCTGTGGTCCAAGAAAAAACTTTCAAACATTATTTCTTTGAAATGCTTACAATTAGTTTTGGAGTTATGATCATTTCCTTTGTCATTGGTCTTATAGCCAGACAATTTTTCCATATTGAAATATAAAAACGGGGGAAAATCCCCCGTTTATTTATATTATTAACCTATTAATTCTATTAAACCAATGCTTCCATCTTTTCTCTTATAAACCACATTAACCTCTTCAGAATCTGAATTTCTAAATACAAAGAATTCATGTCCCAAAAGTTCTAATTGCATAATTGCTTCTTCCAAAGAGTACATATTTAAATCATAACGTTTTCTCTTTGCTATCTTGTTTAAAACATCCTCCTCTTCAATAACATCAGTGTTAATTTCTTTTAGTGGATTTGGAGCATCATGGTCTTGAAGTTTTTCTTTAAATTTTTTCAATTTTCTTTCATAGGCATCAGAAACTTTATCTATAACCTCATAGAGGTCTGTTCCTCTTTCTTCTACCTTTAAAATAGTACCTTTTACCTTTAAATGTGATGTAGCTTCAACTTTAAATGTTTCTTTTTCTTTTGTAATTCTAATATCAGTGTTCATTAATAAATCATCATGTTTCTTAAAAACTCTATCAATTTTTTCCATCCTTTTTTCTAAATAATCTTCTAACGCCTTTGTTAGTTCAATGTTTTTTGTATATAACTTGTAATCCATAAGAACACCCCCTTTGGTTGATCCCTACTATAATAATAACACTTTTTACCAAAAAAGTCAAACTTTCTTAATACTAAGATAATAAAAGCTCCTTGCATAACGAAAGAATATCTAGGTCCAATTGACAATTTTCATTTCTATTTTATATTTTCTATACTATTTATGAAATAAATTAAATATATTTTTGGTAATAATTGTGATTTTTTAGACATAAAACTTAATATCTTAATTTTATACAAACATATATAAACATAAATAATAAATATTTAATTAATAATAATAAATAAATATTTTATTTAAACTTTTTAATTTACTTATTCTTAACGCTTTCTTATTTTTTTTTTTACTTATTAAAAGTATAATAATATTGTATTCATCCGGATGATACAAAAAATATGAGGGAGGGATTTTTCGTGAACGCATTGTATTTAACTTCAGGTGTTAACAATTCTTCATATTCTACTACAAATAACAAGATTTATGGGAATGGTAACAATCAAACAACTGTTGATGCAGGTCAAAGTTATTCAGAACAATTAAATAGCGCTATTGGCATTTATGGTGCTTCAACTATGTCTGGAACTGGTGGTGGAGCTGCTATTTCTGCAGAGTTGCTTAAATTATCGAAATAATGAAACATATTTTTAAATCAAGGTTTAAAAACACTTTTTCATTCATAACAATAGATAAAGAAATATTTGATATAAATAATATCGAGAATATTAAAAAGCCTTTTAGAACTAAATTTCTGGATAAGGAATTTTTGATTCCTTAGCCAGGTTTTGATTTATATTTTTTTGAAAACAAATTTTGGAACAAACCATCAAAAAAATATTCTTACAATAATAATTTTGAAATATATAATATAAAATATAATTTACAATTTTTAAATTCTTTATGGAATATAAAAAACAAACGAATCTATTATTTAAATAAAAATTTTTATTTAAAATTTATCTTTAAATTAAATGATTTATCCATATTTTATTCTATTTTTGTTTTAATTTTTTTGAAAGGTTCTAAAGATACTTTCCATTATTTTTTTGTAGAAAAAACTCCCGAAACATATTCTGTATTTAAAAATCTGGGATTATTTCCATCTTTTTTTACTTTAAATGTCCATAATATTAACAAAATAAATATAATATTATATCTCAACGGATTTGAAGTTTATAATGAAAATTTTACTTTATTCCCACTAATATATCATAAACATATAAAACAATATTTTCCAACTCATTATATTGCAAATTACTACTTTTAAGGTGATTGTAATGAAAGATCTTTTTGATTTTCTTATAATAATTATTTATATGTTTACTTTTATATTTTTTAAAAATTTATCTTTAATATTTGAACCATCTATATATAGATATATATTTTCCTCTATATATTTAACTTTTATATTTGTACTTTTTCTTTCTGCTTTTCTTTTTAAAAGAAGATACATAATGGAACAATTAAAAAAAAGCTTTAAAATTAAAAAATATTTTATTCCTTTTTATATTTTAATTCTAATAATTATTATATTTTTAAATATTAAATATTATCTCCAAAAAGAAGAATTGTTTTTTAATCTTTTAGTAGCTAGTTTTAGTGAAGAATATATATTTAAATGTTATTTTTATAATTCATTTAAAGAAAATAAATATAATAAATTACTAATATATATTTATTTCAATTGTGTTTACTTTAAGTCATTATTCAATAGAAACTTTTCAAACACCTTATTTATTAAAGCTTTTTACTTTTAGATTTTTTTATCAAATAGTCTCTCTTATTATATATGATATTTCAAAAGATATATATTTAATATCTGGAATACACTCAATAATTAACTTTTTTGTATTTAAGGAGGTCTTTTAATGAAGAAAAAAAATTTGATTTTGTTGACATTTATAATTATATTATTAATTCCTACTATATATGTGATAAAAAAATCTTCTGTTAAAAATTTCTATAAATTCAAAAACTTTGTTAATTCTTCCTATATGTTTAAAGATAAAAATGGAAATGTTTATGTTGGCTTTCGAAATAATAAATTATTTTCATTTTCTAAACATCTTAAAAAAAATTGGGAAAAAACTTTTAATTCTAATATTTTAAGTTTTTTTGCATTAGATGATGAACTTATCCTTACTACTAACGATTCTAATTTATATGTTTTAGATTTAAATGGAAATATTTTAAAAAAGAAAAATTTTAATTATGATGTTTTAATTTTAAAAGGAAAAATAAGTAATAATAAATTTCTTGTAATATATAAAGAAAACAGATTTTTCAGAGTAGGCGAATTAGATATCGATGAAGATAATATATCTATAACTGAAATTTCTCTATATATGGAAAGTATCGTTAATGGCTATGAACACTTAAAAATATATCCTATAAATAAAACTGATTTTTTTTACTTTAAAAAAGAAGATAAAAAAATTTCACAGATTTTTATTACTTATGATGAAGATAATATCCCATATATTAAAAAAATTGTTCCTATTAAAATCTTTTATATAAAAGATAAAAAATATGCAAAATATGGATTTCCAACTTATAAAAACAAAAAAATTTTTTTCAGTGTTGATGAATACTATTATATTCATAATATAGAAAACGGTTCAGAAAATATTATTGATTTGAAAAAATACTATACATTTAAAGATTATATTCCAAAGGTTAATTCTAATATCGTTACAACAGATGACAAATCATATTTTACATCAAATTTTGGGGATTTGTTTGAGATTGATAATAAAACCCTTAATACAGAAAAATATAAAATAAATGCATTTGGAGACCATAGTATAATAAAAACATTTAATGATAAACTATATATATTGTCTGGCAATAATTTCATAATTTTTGATACAATCTCAAAAGAATTTAAATTAAAAAAATTTGGAGAAAACTATAATAATTTTGTTGTAATAGATGAAAATAATGTCATATTATTAAATAATAATAAAATTTCAAAACTTCTTTTATTATAGATTTAGAAAATTTAATTTTTTAGTAAAATTAAATAATAAAAAAGGGACTCCAAAGAGTCCCTTTTTTATTAATGTCCTAATGCTCTTGGATCTAAAGCATCTCTTATAGCATCACCAAATAAGTTAAATGCAAGAACAGTAATAAATATAAACAAACCTGGTAATAATAACCATGGATAATTAGTTAAAGCAGTAATATTTTGAGCTTGTGACAACATTAATCCCCAACTAGCTGAAGGTTCTCTAATACCCAATCCAAGGAAACTCAACCCAGCTTCACCAAGAATATAACTTGGTATTGACAATGTCGCTGAAACTATAACATAAGTTGCAGTATTTGGTAATAAATGTTTCCATATAATCCTTCTTGAAGGATATCCTAATGCAACAGCTGCCTGAATAAATTCTGTTTCTTTTAAACCCAATGTCATACCTCTAATAACCCTTGTCATACCTGGCCAACCAATGAATGAAAGGATTACAATAATCAAAATATATTTTACAGATGGTGACATACCCGATGGTAAAATAGCACTCAAAGAAACAAGCAAATAGAAACTTGGTATTGACATCAATATTTCTGTAAACCTCATTAAAACCTCATCAATCCATCCGCCAAAATATCCAGCAGTTCCACCTAACATCAAGCCTATTGAAAATGTTATTGCAATACCCAATAACCCTATTGTTAAAGAAACTCTACTTCCAAATACCAGCCTGCTGATCATATCTCTACCAAATTTATCAGCACCCCATAAGTATATAATTCCATCCTTCGAGGAATAATCTTCTGCTAAAAATGGCAATTTGCTCTTTTCAACACCAAACAAATGTAAATTTCCAGGAATAAAACCTAGCCATTTATATTCCCAACCCTTTGTAAAGAATTTAATGTTAAACTTCTTTAAATTAACTCCTTCAACATTTTCCGGAAAATATTCATAAAAATCATCTTCTGTTTCAACTTCAATGGAATCAAGAGAAACATATTCTCTAAATTCTTTTACATCCTCTGGCTTCAAATTTAACTTCGACAAATTACCCTTCGTTTTATAATTTTCTTCAAAATAATATGTTTTTGAAATCCCTCTATCTTCAACACTTAAAAGAACATCTTTACCTTTTAACAAAGGTATTTGATCAACAGGTAAAAAACCTTCTTCATTTCTTTTTAATATCTTATTTTTTATCCCTAATTCTTCAAAAGTTACTAATGGTTCTGTTTTGGTTTCTGATAATATTTTATATTCTTTTCCATCATTTGTTACTGCAATTGTTTTATAATTCAATACAAATTGATAATTAGTTACGGTAGATTCAAAATCTGGATTATACTCTCCCAGTTTTAATACTGTTTCCTTTTCTGTATCAAAATTCAAATCATCGTATACTTTAAAGTTTTCAAAATATGTTGCAGGTTTAAATGTACTCTGAAAAGTCACTGGATCTTTTACTCTCTTATATAAATAAACATGTGGACCAATATTTTTTCCTGTTTCATCTTTCCAGAATACTTTCATTGGTGGTGCAAATTTATATTTTATATGTTGAACTTTGTAATCCATTGGTGATAAAAAATCTGCAAACAATGCAAATAAATATAATATTATCAAAACCCACATTGATATTAAACCAAATTTATGCCTTTTCAAAGCTCTCCATACAAGTTGAGGGGTAGATAAAAATTGTTTCTCGAAAACATCTTGATTTTCCTGTTTCTTAACTTCTTTATTCTCAGCCATCATTTTCCCTCCATTATCCTAATCTCAAACGAACTCTTGGATCAACAGCTGCAAGTAATATATCAGCAATTAAGTTACCAACAACCAATAATACAGAAGCTAACATAATATCAGCCATTATAACGAAAATATCCTGCTGCAACAATGCTTCTATAATTAATTGACCCATTCCTGGCCATCCAAATACATTTTCTGTTAAAACCGCTCCGCCCAAAAGTCCTGAAATTGAAAAACCTAAGGCTGTAATAATAGGATTAATTGCATTTCTCAATGCGTGTTTATAAATAACAACATTTTCTGGCATACCTTTAGCTCTTGCAAATTCAACATAATCCTGTTTCAATTCATCAAGCAATTGTCCTCTCATAACCCTCATTGTTCCTGCAAGACCAGAAGTTCCCAAAGTAATCATAGGTCCAAGAACATGCCATAATATATCTAAAAACTTTTTCCATGCAGGAAATGTATCATATCCTAATGAAATATAACCACCAACTGGAAAAATCTTTCCACCGGTTTTTGCCGCAAAAAACAAAAACAATAAGGCAAAAAAGAAATTTGGTATTGACAATCCTATAAATCCTATAACACCAACAATCTGATCTCCTAAACTATATTGATGCAATGCTGCATATATACCCAGCGGGATACCTATCCCCCAGGTAAAAATGAATGTAGTTATACTTAATAATAAAGTTGCTCCAACTCTTCTCCATATTAAATCCCAAACAGGAATTTGATATGTAAATGAATCTCCCCAGTCACCTTTCAATATATTTTTTAGCCATATAAAATATTGAACAACTGGTGATTTATCAAGCCCAAACCTTTTTTCTAAATTCTTAACCTGATCGGCACTTACTGCCGGATTAAGTCTATAAGAATCCAAAAAATCACCTGGTGCTAATGATATTATCATAAAAGATACTATTGACACACCAAGCAATACAGGTATGGCCAAAATAATTCTCCTAAGGATATACTTTAGCATCAAAAGACCTCCTCACATTAATTTGAAAGGGAGCGGAGAAAACTCTCCATTTCCCCCACTCCCAATTAAATAAGAATAATAAATATTATTGATCTTTCCAGATATTCCATCCTGCCCAAAGAACACCTGCTGCTGGGTTAGGATCTGGATTGTAAATATGTACTGATTTTTTATAAGCAATTAAATAATTTTGTGCTACTGTGTATACTAATACTTGATGTTCTGCTACTAACATCTGGAATTCGTCGAATAATTTGTGTAATTCATCTTTATCAACTGCTGATACCTGTAATCTCATGATTTCATCAATTCTCTTTTCATATTCAGGAACAACATAATCTGCTTTTAAAGCATCATCAAACATTTTTGGTTTTACTTCTGGTGAATAATTCCAGAAATGTAATCCACCATCTAATCTCCATACATTCCATCCTGATGCTGGATCTACAGAACCTGTTAAACCTATAATAACTGCTTCCCAATCTCCTGTTGCCACTAATTTACCAACTAATGCATTAAATTGCATTGGAGCAAAGTTAACATCAATACCTAATTTTGATAAGTTTTCTTTTAAGATATTACCAATTTCTTCCCTAACGTTGTTACCAGCATTTGTTGTTAATTCGAATTTTACAGGATTTCCATCAGCATCATATAATTTTCCACCTTTTAATACAAATCCGCCTTTTTTAAGTTCTCTCTTAGCTCTTGCTAATGAGTATCTGAATCCTAAATTTTCTACTTCTGGATTATAAAATCCTGATGATGGTGATACAGGACCATATAATGCTGCACCTAATCCGTTATATAATACATCGATCAATGTTTGTTTATCAATTGCATAAGCTATAGCTCTTCTGAAGTTATCATTTCTAAACCATTTTCTCTTAACAGGATCTTTTGCATTGAAGTTAAAGGTTACAAAGTTTGAACCTAAGTTTGGTCCACCTTGTCTTACTACCCAACCTTTTTCTTCTGCCATTGCTCTAATTTCTGGGAATTCTTCAGCTGTAGGTGAATAAATATCTGTTTCACCAGCTTCGAACTTTAATCTTTCTGTGTTTAAATCTTTAACAATAACATAAACTATTTGATCTAAGTAAGGTAATTGAACACCATTTTTATCTTTTCTGTAATAATATGGGTTCTTTTCTAATACAACTCTAACGCCTTCTTTATATGTTTTTAAAACAAATGGGCCAGAAGAAACTACTGATTTTAAATCTGCTAATGACCATGCTTCTTTAAATTTACCTTCTTTATAATATGGTTCTAAAATATGTTTTGGTAATATTTCTGTCCATCCAATTGATTCGTGA from Marinitoga aeolica harbors:
- a CDS encoding RNA polymerase beta'' subunit family protein — encoded protein: MKKKNLILLTFIIILLIPTIYVIKKSSVKNFYKFKNFVNSSYMFKDKNGNVYVGFRNNKLFSFSKHLKKNWEKTFNSNILSFFALDDELILTTNDSNLYVLDLNGNILKKKNFNYDVLILKGKISNNKFLVIYKENRFFRVGELDIDEDNISITEISLYMESIVNGYEHLKIYPINKTDFFYFKKEDKKISQIFITYDEDNIPYIKKIVPIKIFYIKDKKYAKYGFPTYKNKKIFFSVDEYYYIHNIENGSENIIDLKKYYTFKDYIPKVNSNIVTTDDKSYFTSNFGDLFEIDNKTLNTEKYKINAFGDHSIIKTFNDKLYILSGNNFIIFDTISKEFKLKKFGENYNNFVVIDENNVILLNNNKISKLLLL
- a CDS encoding ABC transporter permease, whose amino-acid sequence is MAENKEVKKQENQDVFEKQFLSTPQLVWRALKRHKFGLISMWVLIILYLFALFADFLSPMDYKVQHIKYKFAPPMKVFWKDETGKNIGPHVYLYKRVKDPVTFQSTFKPATYFENFKVYDDLNFDTEKETVLKLGEYNPDFESTVTNYQFVLNYKTIAVTNDGKEYKILSETKTEPLVTFEELGIKNKILKRNEEGFLPVDQIPLLKGKDVLLSVEDRGISKTYYFEENYKTKGNLSKLNLKPEDVKEFREYVSLDSIEVETEDDFYEYFPENVEGVNLKKFNIKFFTKGWEYKWLGFIPGNLHLFGVEKSKLPFLAEDYSSKDGIIYLWGADKFGRDMISRLVFGSRVSLTIGLLGIAITFSIGLMLGGTAGYFGGWIDEVLMRFTEILMSIPSFYLLVSLSAILPSGMSPSVKYILIIVILSFIGWPGMTRVIRGMTLGLKETEFIQAAVALGYPSRRIIWKHLLPNTATYVIVSATLSIPSYILGEAGLSFLGLGIREPSASWGLMLSQAQNITALTNYPWLLLPGLFIFITVLAFNLFGDAIRDALDPRALGH
- a CDS encoding ABC transporter permease — encoded protein: MLKYILRRIILAIPVLLGVSIVSFMIISLAPGDFLDSYRLNPAVSADQVKNLEKRFGLDKSPVVQYFIWLKNILKGDWGDSFTYQIPVWDLIWRRVGATLLLSITTFIFTWGIGIPLGIYAALHQYSLGDQIVGVIGFIGLSIPNFFFALLFLFFAAKTGGKIFPVGGYISLGYDTFPAWKKFLDILWHVLGPMITLGTSGLAGTMRVMRGQLLDELKQDYVEFARAKGMPENVVIYKHALRNAINPIITALGFSISGLLGGAVLTENVFGWPGMGQLIIEALLQQDIFVIMADIMLASVLLVVGNLIADILLAAVDPRVRLRLG
- a CDS encoding ABC transporter substrate-binding protein; this encodes MKKFLVLLFVLVTALAVFADTVDWAIEDVAGKPGGTLFLSTTSGPKTMNPAWAQETSSTDIIGWVLDTLVHSSNKGLAELPGLAKEFSAKVTEDGKTVYTYVLRKGLKWSDGQPLTVDDVIWSFEKIWFDNDMTANGNAGYMDSNDALPTIKKVDDYTVQFIYNSKFRRGHESIGWTEILPKHILEPYYKEGKFKEAWSLADLKSVVSSGPFVLKTYKEGVRVVLEKNPYYYRKDKNGVQLPYLDQIVYVIVKDLNTERLKFEAGETDIYSPTAEEFPEIRAMAEEKGWVVRQGGPNLGSNFVTFNFNAKDPVKRKWFRNDNFRRAIAYAIDKQTLIDVLYNGLGAALYGPVSPSSGFYNPEVENLGFRYSLARAKRELKKGGFVLKGGKLYDADGNPVKFELTTNAGNNVREEIGNILKENLSKLGIDVNFAPMQFNALVGKLVATGDWEAVIIGLTGSVDPASGWNVWRLDGGLHFWNYSPEVKPKMFDDALKADYVVPEYEKRIDEIMRLQVSAVDKDELHKLFDEFQMLVAEHQVLVYTVAQNYLIAYKKSVHIYNPDPNPAAGVLWAGWNIWKDQ